The DNA window CGACCTCGCGACGCCGCACGGACGCCGCCACGTGCGGGTCTGCACCGCGACGGCGTGTTTCGCGGCCCAGGCGGGCCGGCACCTGCCCGCCGTCGAGAGCGTCCTCGGCGTCACCGCCGACGACCGTGACCCTGACCCCGAGGTGTCCCTGCGGACCGTCCGCTGTCTCGGCTACTGCTACGGAGGGCCGGCCGCGCTGGACGGCGTGACGGCGTGCGCCGGGCCGGACGTCGCCGGCCAGCTCGCCGGGCGCGTACGGCCGCACGCGCCGCCCATCCCCGCGGCCGACGCCACCGGCGACCCGGTGGTGCTCGCGGGCATCGCGGGCGGCGCCGAGGACCCGTGGCGGACCTGGGCGGAGACCGTCAGCCGGCGCACCCCCGAGCTGGTACGGGCGGAGGTGGCGTCCTCCGGGCTGCGCGGCCGGGGCGGGGCCGGCTACCCCGTGGCGGCCAAGTGGGCGGCGGCGGGCGGCTCGCCGGACACCGTCGTGATCGCCAACGGCGACGAGGGGGACCCCGGCTCCTACGCCGACCGGCTGCTCATGGAGGCCGACCCCGCGCGGGTGCTCGCCGGGCTGGCGCTGGCCTGCTTCGCCTGCGGGGCGCGGCATGGCCTGGTGCTGGTCCGCTCGGAGTACCCGGCGGCGCTCGCCCGGATGCGGGAGGCGGTGGCGCGGGCCCGCGCGGACGGCCACCTCGGCCGCCGGCCCCACGGCGGCGGCGTCGACCTGGAGATCGAGGTGGTGACGGGCGCGGGCTCGTACGTCGCGGGCGAGGAGACGGCGCTGATCGCCGAGCTGGAGGGCGGCCGCGGCTGCGCGCGGGCCCGTCCTCCGTACCCGACGGACCGGGGGCTGTGGGACGCCCCGACCGTGGTCAACAACGTGGAGACGCTGGCCGCCCTGCCGTGGATCGTCAGCCGCGGCGGCGCCGCCTACGCCCGCCGCGGCACGCCGGGCGAGACCGGGACCAAGCTCGTCTGCCTGTCCGAGCGGTTCGCCCGCCCCGGCTGCCACGAGGTGGAGCTCGGCACCCCCATCAGGCGGATCGTCACGGAGCTGGGCGGCGGGCTGCGGGACGGCGCGGACCTGGAGGTCCTTCAGGTCGGCGGCCCCCTGGGCGGGTTCCTCGCCGAGGAGGAGCTGGATCTCCCGCTCACCGAGCGGGACCTGGCCGGTCACGGCGCGGCGCTCGGCCACGCCGGGCTGGTCGCCGTGGACGGGCGGATCGAGCCGCTGGACGTGCTCAGGCACGTGTGGGAGTTCGCCGCGGCCGAGAGCTGCGGAGCCTGCTCCCCCTGCCGGGTCGGCTCGCGGCGGGGGCTGGAGCAGGTCCGCTCCGGGGTGCCTCCGGACGAGGCCCACGCCCGCATGCTGCGGCTGATGGGCGAGGCGAGCCTGTGCGCGTTCGGCCGCCGGCT is part of the Nonomuraea coxensis DSM 45129 genome and encodes:
- a CDS encoding NAD(P)H-dependent oxidoreductase subunit E, producing MDELAAAAGHAERPERWAPEVARRFGLPPAAGLGPATYFADLATPHGRRHVRVCTATACFAAQAGRHLPAVESVLGVTADDRDPDPEVSLRTVRCLGYCYGGPAALDGVTACAGPDVAGQLAGRVRPHAPPIPAADATGDPVVLAGIAGGAEDPWRTWAETVSRRTPELVRAEVASSGLRGRGGAGYPVAAKWAAAGGSPDTVVIANGDEGDPGSYADRLLMEADPARVLAGLALACFACGARHGLVLVRSEYPAALARMREAVARARADGHLGRRPHGGGVDLEIEVVTGAGSYVAGEETALIAELEGGRGCARARPPYPTDRGLWDAPTVVNNVETLAALPWIVSRGGAAYARRGTPGETGTKLVCLSERFARPGCHEVELGTPIRRIVTELGGGLRDGADLEVLQVGGPLGGFLAEEELDLPLTERDLAGHGAALGHAGLVAVDGRIEPLDVLRHVWEFAAAESCGACSPCRVGSRRGLEQVRSGVPPDEAHARMLRLMGEASLCAFGRRLPYAVRSLVRAYGERLRGWAG